From a region of the Myroides sp. JBRI-B21084 genome:
- a CDS encoding Glu/Leu/Phe/Val dehydrogenase dimerization domain-containing protein, producing the protein MKDLLKKFEDKKPEVVFHWSDSETEAEGWTVINSLRGGAAGGGTRMRKGLDMNEVLSLAKTMEVKFTVAGPAIGGAKSGINFDPADPRKEGVLKRWYKAVFPLLKNYYGTGGDLNVDEIHEVIPMTEDCGLWHPQEGVFNGHFKPTEAEKINRIGQLRQGVLMEVLDTNYTPDATKKIKVADLITGYGVAEAVRHFYDIYGGNVAGKKVIVQGFGNVGAAAAYYFAQMGAKVVGIIDRDGGIMNAEGYTFEEIKTLFLNKNGNTLVAANMIPFAEINGKIWSMGAEVFAPCAASRLITKEQVDAMITAGLEVISCGANVPFADKEIFFGPIMEYVDAKVSLIPDFISNCGMARVFAYFMENRVEMNDSKVFEDTSNTIKKALQNAHSLNASKTDISAAAFETALKQLV; encoded by the coding sequence ATGAAGGATTTATTAAAAAAGTTCGAAGATAAAAAACCTGAAGTTGTTTTCCATTGGTCTGATTCTGAAACAGAAGCAGAAGGTTGGACAGTAATTAACTCATTACGCGGTGGTGCTGCAGGTGGTGGTACACGTATGCGCAAAGGGTTAGATATGAACGAAGTTTTATCTTTAGCTAAAACAATGGAAGTGAAATTTACCGTAGCTGGCCCAGCTATTGGTGGTGCAAAATCAGGTATAAATTTTGATCCTGCCGATCCACGTAAAGAAGGTGTTTTAAAGCGTTGGTATAAAGCAGTTTTTCCTTTGTTAAAAAATTATTACGGTACAGGTGGCGATTTAAATGTTGATGAAATTCACGAAGTAATCCCTATGACTGAAGATTGTGGATTATGGCATCCGCAAGAAGGTGTTTTTAACGGACACTTTAAGCCAACCGAAGCTGAAAAAATTAACCGTATTGGTCAATTACGCCAAGGAGTTTTAATGGAAGTTTTAGATACAAACTACACGCCAGACGCAACTAAAAAAATTAAAGTAGCCGATTTAATTACTGGTTACGGTGTTGCCGAAGCTGTTCGTCATTTTTACGATATTTATGGTGGAAATGTAGCTGGTAAAAAAGTTATTGTACAAGGTTTTGGTAACGTTGGGGCTGCAGCAGCTTACTATTTTGCTCAAATGGGTGCAAAAGTAGTTGGTATTATTGATCGCGATGGTGGTATCATGAATGCTGAAGGGTACACTTTTGAAGAAATTAAAACCTTATTTTTAAATAAAAACGGAAATACATTAGTTGCTGCAAATATGATTCCTTTTGCAGAAATTAATGGTAAAATTTGGAGCATGGGTGCCGAAGTATTTGCACCTTGTGCAGCATCACGCTTAATTACTAAAGAACAAGTTGATGCTATGATTACTGCAGGTTTAGAAGTAATTTCTTGTGGTGCAAATGTGCCATTTGCAGATAAAGAAATTTTCTTTGGACCAATTATGGAATATGTTGATGCTAAAGTTAGTTTAATCCCAGATTTCATTTCAAACTGTGGTATGGCTCGTGTTTTCGCATATTTTATGGAGAATAGAGTTGAAATGAACGATTCAAAAGTATTTGAAGATACATCAAACACTATTAAAAAGGCGTTACAAAATGCACATTCATTAAACGCTTCTAAAACCGATATTTCGGCAGCTGCGTTTGAAACAGCTTTAAAACAATTAGTGTAA
- a CDS encoding energy transducer TonB, which translates to MMHFTTEEKKSMVLTTAVAGVLLLILLFIRFANATTFPNLAGGGGGGVEINFGDSELGMGPDFSSEILNVTESSKNKTTQAESVEEEEILAQENTTDARDFTVVKKTTTPKEKLKTVTQPVKNIQTKNKVSDFTKNALSSLNGNKSGGDGNDNVAGNKGKKDGSLSSNNYYGDGGSGGGTGGGHGTGNGTGVGAGSGSGTGGGNGYSLSGRKATTRPTPQNNCNEAGTIVVRVTVDRNGNVISALPGIKGSTNTSSCLKAIAKDAALRTKWEPKSTAPDNQIGSIVYNFKLR; encoded by the coding sequence ATGATGCATTTTACAACAGAAGAAAAAAAATCAATGGTTTTAACAACTGCAGTTGCAGGCGTTTTATTGTTGATTTTACTATTTATTCGCTTTGCAAATGCTACAACGTTTCCAAATTTAGCTGGTGGCGGTGGTGGCGGTGTTGAAATTAATTTTGGAGATAGTGAGTTGGGAATGGGACCTGATTTTTCAAGCGAAATTTTAAATGTAACTGAATCTAGCAAAAATAAAACCACACAAGCTGAATCTGTTGAGGAGGAGGAAATTTTAGCTCAAGAAAATACAACTGATGCGCGTGATTTTACCGTTGTTAAAAAAACAACTACGCCAAAAGAAAAATTAAAAACGGTAACGCAACCTGTTAAGAATATACAAACAAAAAATAAAGTTTCAGATTTTACTAAAAATGCTTTAAGTAGTTTAAACGGTAATAAATCAGGAGGTGATGGAAACGATAATGTAGCGGGTAATAAAGGTAAGAAAGACGGATCGTTGTCATCAAATAATTATTATGGCGATGGTGGTTCTGGTGGCGGAACAGGTGGTGGACATGGAACTGGCAATGGTACAGGTGTTGGTGCAGGTTCTGGATCGGGTACCGGAGGTGGAAATGGGTACTCTTTGTCAGGTAGAAAAGCTACAACAAGACCAACGCCTCAAAATAATTGTAATGAAGCTGGTACCATAGTAGTTAGAGTTACAGTTGATAGAAACGGAAATGTTATAAGTGCTTTACCTGGTATTAAAGGATCAACCAATACTTCAAGTTGTTTAAAAGCTATAGCTAAAGATGCAGCATTACGTACCAAATGGGAACCAAAATCTACAGCGCCAGATAACCAAATTGGTAGTATTGTTTACAATTTTAAATTAAGGTAA
- a CDS encoding endonuclease, whose amino-acid sequence MKKISTLFVTVCCSVAMLAQIPANYYNNATGTGYVLKSQLKTIITNNHNVLTYTPGLWDLYSNNNAKNGFRDKYYENDQTILDIYSEKPTAADPYVYTVISDQCGNYGKEGDCYNREHLVPQSYFNDQTPMRTDAFHVWPSDGKVNNERGNLPFGKVATANYTSLNGTKRGSSAVNGFSGTVVEPIDEFKGDIARAYFYFATRYEDLMDDFFNGSTQTQTQVRAMFDGSIDKVFVTGFLDVLYQWHLQDPVSIRETNLNDYIYSVQGNRNPYIDNPTYVTAVWFPQLLNTNKAELVEFNVYPNPAPKNTIFISTKEKIDVITLYNIQGKLIKKISNPPFYDEVFMINNLKSGTYLLKLKAGFKTSTKQVIVK is encoded by the coding sequence ATGAAAAAAATATCAACTTTATTTGTAACCGTTTGTTGTTCGGTTGCAATGTTGGCTCAAATCCCTGCTAATTATTACAATAATGCTACAGGAACGGGCTATGTGTTAAAATCACAATTAAAAACAATAATTACTAACAATCACAATGTTTTAACATACACACCTGGGCTTTGGGATTTGTACAGCAACAATAATGCTAAAAATGGTTTTAGAGATAAGTATTATGAAAACGACCAAACAATTTTAGACATTTATTCTGAAAAACCAACAGCTGCAGACCCTTATGTATATACTGTAATTTCTGATCAGTGTGGTAATTACGGTAAAGAAGGTGATTGTTATAATAGAGAGCATTTGGTACCTCAATCATATTTTAACGACCAAACACCTATGCGTACTGATGCTTTTCATGTTTGGCCTAGTGATGGAAAAGTTAACAATGAACGCGGAAATTTACCTTTTGGTAAAGTAGCAACTGCTAATTACACATCGTTAAACGGTACCAAACGCGGATCAAGCGCTGTTAATGGTTTTAGTGGTACTGTGGTTGAACCAATTGACGAGTTTAAAGGCGATATTGCTCGTGCATATTTTTACTTTGCAACTCGTTACGAAGATTTAATGGATGACTTTTTTAATGGATCAACTCAAACCCAAACACAAGTACGTGCAATGTTTGATGGATCTATTGATAAAGTTTTTGTAACAGGCTTTTTAGATGTTTTATACCAATGGCATTTGCAAGATCCGGTTAGTATTCGCGAAACAAATTTAAACGATTACATTTATAGCGTACAAGGCAATCGCAATCCATATATTGATAATCCAACGTATGTAACAGCCGTTTGGTTCCCACAATTATTAAATACAAACAAAGCAGAACTGGTAGAGTTTAATGTGTATCCAAATCCAGCGCCAAAAAATACCATTTTTATTTCTACCAAAGAAAAAATAGATGTTATTACCCTTTATAACATACAAGGAAAATTAATTAAAAAGATATCGAATCCACCATTTTATGATGAAGTGTTCATGATAAATAATTTAAAAAGTGGAACGTATTTATTAAAATTAAAAGCAGGTTTTAAAACAAGCACAAAGCAAGTAATTGTTAAATAA
- a CDS encoding RsmB/NOP family class I SAM-dependent RNA methyltransferase, whose protein sequence is MRLHRNLVFAVIDSLLNIFNDGEYADKEVAKALKRDPRWGAKDRKFVAETIYEIVRWKRLYTEIAEVKEPFTRDAVWRIFAVWAVLRGITLPDWKYFENTPIRRIKGKFDELSKIRKYRESIPDWMDELGVQELGEEVWTKELEAQNQQAQVVLRVNTLKTTKQKLRAQLMDLDIETILDDKYPDALILKERANVFMTDLFKEGYFEVQDASSQKVVPLLDVQPGMRVIDTCAGAGGKTLHIAAKMQNKGQIIALDLYESKQKQLKIRAKRNGVFNVEYRIIDSTKVIKKLYDKADRVLLDAPCSGLGVLKRNPDSKWKLQPEFIENIKKTQQEVLANYSKMVKLGGKLVYATCSILPSENEKQIELFLKTDFGKNFKFIKDEKVLASQSGFDGFYMCLMERIN, encoded by the coding sequence ATGCGATTACATAGAAATTTGGTTTTTGCGGTTATCGATTCGTTGTTAAATATTTTTAACGATGGCGAATATGCCGATAAAGAAGTAGCAAAAGCCCTAAAAAGAGACCCACGTTGGGGTGCAAAAGACCGTAAGTTTGTTGCCGAAACAATTTATGAAATTGTTCGTTGGAAAAGATTATATACCGAAATTGCCGAAGTAAAGGAACCTTTTACGCGTGATGCCGTTTGGCGCATTTTTGCTGTTTGGGCGGTTTTAAGAGGAATTACCCTACCCGATTGGAAGTATTTTGAAAATACACCTATTAGACGTATTAAAGGTAAATTTGACGAACTTTCTAAAATTAGGAAATACCGTGAATCTATTCCTGATTGGATGGATGAATTAGGTGTTCAAGAACTAGGTGAAGAAGTTTGGACTAAAGAATTAGAAGCCCAAAACCAACAGGCACAAGTAGTTTTAAGGGTAAATACGTTAAAAACTACTAAACAAAAATTGCGTGCACAACTGATGGATTTGGATATTGAGACAATTTTAGATGACAAATATCCCGACGCTTTAATTTTAAAAGAACGTGCAAACGTTTTTATGACCGATTTATTTAAAGAAGGTTATTTTGAAGTTCAAGACGCTTCATCGCAAAAAGTAGTGCCTTTGTTAGATGTACAGCCGGGTATGCGTGTTATTGACACATGTGCTGGAGCCGGTGGTAAAACATTGCATATTGCTGCAAAAATGCAGAATAAAGGACAAATTATTGCTTTAGATTTATATGAAAGTAAACAAAAGCAGTTGAAAATTAGGGCAAAACGCAACGGTGTTTTTAATGTGGAATACCGCATAATAGACTCAACAAAAGTTATTAAAAAACTTTACGATAAAGCCGATCGTGTTTTACTTGATGCTCCATGTTCGGGCTTAGGCGTATTAAAACGTAACCCTGATAGCAAGTGGAAATTACAACCAGAGTTTATTGAAAACATAAAGAAAACCCAACAAGAAGTTTTAGCAAATTATTCTAAAATGGTAAAACTAGGTGGAAAATTGGTTTACGCAACTTGTTCTATCTTACCTTCTGAAAACGAAAAACAAATTGAACTTTTTTTAAAAACCGATTTTGGTAAAAACTTTAAATTTATTAAAGACGAAAAGGTTTTAGCATCGCAATCGGGCTTCGATGGTTTTTACATGTGTTTAATGGAACGTATTAATTAA
- a CDS encoding HAD family hydrolase, with product MVKTVIFDMDGVIVDTEPVHKYAYFKHFEELGINVSEELYATFTGNSTRNVFQKLKDQFGLNADVEDLILRKRSLFNDAFDTKPDLELIAGVENLIKDLHANEVELILASSASKSTITRVFNRFKLNEYFTHKVSGEDFPKSKPDPTIFIHAASLSKNKKEECIVIEDSTNGVKAACAAGIYCLGYNSENSKLQNLEGASVLVDDFFKINASFIKSLK from the coding sequence ATGGTTAAAACCGTTATTTTTGATATGGATGGAGTTATTGTTGATACAGAACCTGTTCACAAATATGCATATTTTAAACATTTTGAGGAGTTAGGAATTAATGTTTCTGAAGAATTGTATGCTACTTTTACTGGAAATTCTACTCGAAATGTTTTTCAAAAATTGAAAGATCAATTTGGATTGAACGCCGATGTTGAAGATTTAATTTTAAGAAAACGATCGCTTTTTAACGATGCATTTGATACAAAACCCGATTTAGAATTAATTGCTGGGGTTGAAAATTTAATAAAAGATTTACATGCAAATGAAGTGGAATTGATTTTAGCTTCATCGGCTTCAAAAAGCACTATTACTAGAGTATTTAACCGCTTTAAATTAAATGAATATTTTACTCATAAGGTTAGTGGTGAAGATTTTCCTAAATCTAAACCAGATCCAACTATTTTTATTCATGCAGCTTCGCTATCTAAAAATAAAAAAGAGGAGTGTATTGTTATAGAAGATAGTACCAATGGTGTGAAAGCGGCTTGCGCAGCAGGAATTTATTGTTTAGGATACAATAGTGAAAATTCTAAACTGCAAAATTTAGAAGGAGCAAGTGTGTTGGTTGATGACTTTTTTAAGATTAACGCAAGTTTTATTAAGAGTTTAAAATAA
- a CDS encoding nucleoside-diphosphate kinase, protein MAGTRTFTMIKPDAVEAGSIGGILNMIAEGGFRIVAMKLTQLTVADAKKFYEVHAERPFYGELVEFMSRGPIVAAILEKDNAVEDFRTLIGATNPADAAEGTIRKKYAKSIGENAVHGSDSDENAEIEAAFHFAGREQF, encoded by the coding sequence ATGGCAGGTACAAGAACATTTACAATGATTAAACCAGACGCTGTAGAAGCTGGTAGTATTGGTGGAATCTTAAACATGATTGCTGAAGGTGGTTTCAGAATCGTTGCAATGAAATTAACGCAATTAACAGTTGCAGATGCTAAGAAATTTTATGAAGTACACGCTGAACGTCCGTTCTATGGTGAATTAGTAGAATTCATGTCAAGAGGTCCAATTGTTGCAGCTATTTTAGAAAAAGATAACGCTGTTGAAGATTTCCGTACATTAATTGGTGCTACAAACCCAGCAGATGCTGCAGAAGGTACTATCCGTAAAAAATATGCAAAATCTATTGGTGAAAATGCAGTTCACGGTTCAGATTCTGACGAAAATGCAGAAATTGAAGCAGCTTTCCACTTTGCTGGTAGAGAGCAGTTTTAA
- a CDS encoding group III truncated hemoglobin, with the protein MKHDIKNRNDLEKIVRIFYDKIRKDEELGPVFNSIITDWEPHLQKIINFWEQHVFGVQKYSGDPIAAHNKVDAFMNYAITPHNFGTWLFYWLQTLNELFEGPNVEVLKFKARKMQTIFYVSMVKDRPKS; encoded by the coding sequence ATGAAGCACGATATTAAAAACCGCAACGATTTGGAAAAAATAGTTCGAATTTTTTATGACAAAATTCGTAAAGATGAAGAATTAGGACCTGTTTTTAATTCTATTATTACAGATTGGGAACCACATTTACAAAAAATTATTAATTTTTGGGAACAACATGTTTTTGGTGTTCAAAAATACAGTGGCGATCCCATTGCTGCCCATAATAAAGTTGATGCTTTTATGAATTACGCCATTACACCCCATAATTTTGGGACATGGCTTTTTTATTGGCTACAAACATTAAACGAACTTTTTGAAGGACCAAATGTAGAAGTTTTAAAATTTAAAGCTCGTAAAATGCAAACTATTTTTTATGTGAGTATGGTTAAAGATCGCCCTAAAAGTTAA
- a CDS encoding VOC family protein, whose amino-acid sequence MNKAQIIASAPRLYVENVEKTLIFYIEKLGFSLINKIPNTYGMVERNGFQIHFAVFNNHFPNKNQKQHIILWIPEIELFFNEIQQKNITILEPITLRIYGNKEFVFADNNGNIITICD is encoded by the coding sequence ATGAATAAAGCACAAATAATTGCATCGGCACCACGTTTATATGTAGAAAATGTAGAAAAAACCTTAATTTTTTATATTGAAAAATTAGGTTTTTCATTAATAAACAAAATACCAAACACTTATGGAATGGTAGAACGAAATGGTTTTCAAATACATTTTGCCGTTTTTAACAACCATTTCCCAAATAAAAACCAAAAACAGCACATTATTCTATGGATACCAGAAATTGAATTGTTTTTTAACGAAATTCAACAAAAAAACATTACCATTTTAGAGCCTATAACTTTAAGAATTTACGGAAATAAAGAATTTGTTTTTGCCGATAATAACGGAAATATTATTACTATTTGCGATTAA
- a CDS encoding VOC family protein, whose product MKFNSVTPMLWTEDLQASVDFYTKVLGFTCGEYNESWQWASLRKDKTEIMLAKPNQHTVYEKIGFSGSFYFNVTNIEELWNALKDSVEIVYPLETFDWAMNEFAIKDNNGYILQFGENITHE is encoded by the coding sequence ATGAAATTTAATTCAGTTACCCCAATGTTATGGACAGAAGATTTACAAGCTTCTGTAGATTTTTACACTAAGGTTTTGGGTTTTACATGTGGTGAATATAACGAAAGCTGGCAATGGGCTTCTTTGCGTAAAGATAAAACTGAAATTATGCTTGCAAAACCAAACCAACATACTGTTTATGAAAAAATAGGTTTTTCAGGTTCGTTTTATTTCAACGTTACCAATATAGAAGAGCTTTGGAATGCTCTAAAAGATAGTGTAGAAATTGTTTACCCACTTGAAACTTTTGATTGGGCAATGAACGAATTTGCTATTAAAGACAACAACGGTTATATTTTACAATTTGGAGAAAACATTACACATGAATAA
- a CDS encoding GIY-YIG nuclease family protein, producing the protein MSQFYVYIVTNKYRTTFYVGVTNDLNWRSLEHNESRASIFTSKYNLTDLIYYEVYNDINLAISREKQLKSWKKDWKLKLIKDVNPNLETIQLI; encoded by the coding sequence ATGTCTCAATTTTATGTTTACATAGTAACAAATAAATATCGAACAACATTTTATGTAGGTGTTACTAATGATTTAAATTGGAGAAGTTTGGAACATAATGAAAGCAGAGCTTCCATTTTTACATCAAAATATAATTTGACAGATTTGATTTATTATGAAGTTTACAATGACATTAACCTTGCAATATCCCGAGAAAAACAATTGAAGAGTTGGAAAAAAGATTGGAAATTAAAACTCATTAAAGACGTTAATCCAAATTTAGAAACGATACAACTAATATGA
- a CDS encoding helix-turn-helix domain-containing protein produces the protein MPIIVNLDVMLAKRKMQSQELADKIGITTANLSILKTGKAKAIRFSTLEAICKVLNCQPSDILEYVSN, from the coding sequence ATGCCTATAATAGTAAACCTTGATGTTATGCTGGCTAAACGCAAAATGCAATCGCAAGAATTGGCAGACAAAATTGGTATAACAACTGCCAACTTATCTATTTTAAAAACAGGTAAAGCAAAAGCCATTCGTTTTTCTACTTTAGAAGCCATTTGCAAAGTACTAAATTGCCAACCAAGTGATATTTTAGAGTATGTTTCTAATTGA
- a CDS encoding serine hydrolase domain-containing protein encodes MKKIISLCFTLTTTIMLAQNTQHSKIIDSLLQASVKENNIPAIAAAVINSDNIFYGTAGTISNKSNEAVTNKTLFHIGSNTKAFTSFLAFQQIEKGNLSLETPFYSLFSELKNDKNSAYHSITLKDLLSHNAQVQPYTDGSEFLSLKITAKTTELKRVEFAQQVLAQPTVEKGTYSNAGYVMAAMMIEKSAKKSYEDLLADFMKQQNWDYSFGFPNKKSLNHAWGHWLENNELTALPPTHSYKLEDFMLSAGDLSMNITDYAAWLQLHLKGYNSETGILKQENFKKIHFDVDNYSYGWGNAVQGNQKLSFHDGSTATFYTHAILIPENKLGITIFANAADEKHVEAIYKMQQQLISQLKKIINAYNSKP; translated from the coding sequence ATGAAAAAAATAATATCACTTTGTTTTACATTAACTACAACAATAATGTTAGCACAAAATACACAACACAGTAAAATTATCGACAGTTTATTACAAGCATCGGTAAAAGAAAATAATATTCCAGCAATTGCAGCCGCTGTAATTAATAGTGATAACATATTTTACGGAACAGCCGGAACAATTTCAAACAAAAGCAATGAGGCAGTTACTAACAAAACCTTGTTTCATATAGGATCAAACACAAAAGCGTTTACATCGTTTTTGGCATTTCAACAGATCGAAAAAGGAAATTTATCGTTAGAAACTCCTTTTTACTCGCTTTTTTCTGAATTGAAAAACGATAAAAACTCGGCATATCATTCCATAACATTAAAAGATTTGTTATCCCACAATGCACAAGTTCAACCATACACAGACGGTTCGGAATTTCTGTCATTAAAAATAACGGCTAAAACAACCGAATTAAAACGAGTTGAATTTGCACAACAAGTTTTAGCACAACCAACGGTAGAAAAAGGAACTTACTCAAACGCGGGTTACGTTATGGCAGCTATGATGATTGAAAAATCAGCAAAAAAATCGTACGAAGATTTATTGGCAGATTTTATGAAGCAACAAAATTGGGATTACAGTTTTGGGTTTCCAAATAAAAAAAGCTTGAATCATGCGTGGGGTCATTGGTTGGAAAATAATGAATTGACAGCTTTGCCGCCAACACATTCGTACAAATTAGAAGATTTTATGCTTTCGGCAGGCGATTTATCAATGAACATTACCGATTATGCTGCGTGGTTGCAACTGCATTTAAAAGGATATAATTCTGAAACAGGCATATTAAAACAAGAAAACTTTAAAAAAATACACTTCGATGTTGATAATTACAGCTATGGTTGGGGAAATGCCGTTCAAGGCAATCAAAAGTTGAGTTTTCACGATGGAAGTACCGCAACTTTTTACACGCACGCTATTTTAATTCCTGAAAATAAATTAGGAATCACGATTTTTGCAAACGCAGCCGATGAAAAACATGTAGAAGCAATTTACAAAATGCAGCAGCAGTTAATTTCCCAATTAAAAAAAATTATAAATGCCTATAATAGTAAACCTTGA
- a CDS encoding DUF2975 domain-containing protein: MITWTNTPKELANELNQEENVAYFSTFPFFLEIITMVLFFLILLRMKKVVTQFTLKNYFTLENAKNIRLIGWLVISIFIIQDFIVEYCFPLFNSISAMEYDPNIVKLLEHTSFKLFLGIFLLGIGKAFELGLKQQQENELTI; the protein is encoded by the coding sequence ATGATAACTTGGACAAATACACCAAAAGAATTAGCAAATGAATTAAATCAAGAGGAAAACGTTGCTTACTTTTCTACTTTTCCTTTTTTTCTTGAAATAATAACTATGGTACTTTTCTTTTTAATTTTATTACGAATGAAAAAGGTAGTTACTCAATTCACTTTAAAAAATTATTTTACTTTAGAAAATGCAAAAAACATCCGTTTAATTGGTTGGCTAGTCATTTCAATATTTATTATACAAGATTTTATTGTAGAATATTGTTTTCCGCTATTTAATTCTATTTCTGCTATGGAATACGACCCTAATATTGTTAAGTTACTTGAACACACTTCTTTCAAATTATTTTTAGGAATATTCCTTCTTGGTATTGGCAAAGCATTCGAATTAGGTTTAAAACAACAACAAGAAAACGAACTAACTATATAA
- a CDS encoding DUF2975 domain-containing protein — protein sequence MKTLHLLDLIITILFFTLLIGGIFGCLLFIFFILGFDVGTSVASFSTKNKLPIIILLLTVITYYASYVYSIFLFKQNIASFIQLKIFTNTVIKNFKVIGFIYLFGYLISMLSKFNPFYFNDLKEFIETNKSENVLNTLFTAPLNGLIIGLFFLVLSKVFHIAKTQKEENIELKQENELTI from the coding sequence ATGAAAACATTGCACTTGTTAGACCTTATTATTACAATCCTTTTTTTTACTTTACTTATAGGCGGCATTTTTGGTTGCTTACTTTTTATATTTTTTATTTTAGGTTTTGATGTTGGAACTTCAGTTGCAAGTTTTTCAACAAAAAACAAACTCCCCATTATCATACTTTTGTTAACGGTAATTACATATTACGCATCGTATGTATATTCCATATTTTTATTTAAACAGAACATTGCATCTTTCATTCAATTAAAAATATTCACAAATACAGTAATTAAAAATTTTAAAGTTATTGGATTTATTTACTTATTTGGATATTTAATTTCGATGTTATCTAAGTTCAACCCATTTTATTTTAATGATTTAAAAGAATTTATAGAAACTAACAAAAGTGAAAATGTATTAAACACATTATTTACAGCACCTTTAAACGGTCTTATAATTGGATTATTCTTTCTTGTACTTAGCAAAGTATTTCATATTGCTAAAACTCAAAAAGAAGAAAACATCGAGCTAAAACAAGAAAACGAATTAACTATATAA